In Pseudoalteromonas nigrifaciens, the sequence AGTATAAATAGATTGCCAACTTTTAAAGGTCGCTTCACACGCCAAGCGAATAGGTTCACTAGTGGAATGTTTTTCTCCAGCAATAGTGCCAATTGGAGAGCCAAGAGGGGTTCCGCCTTGTCCAAACACTCTGGATAATTCATAAACATAAGCTTGAAAAGCATCTATTGGATTGGATACACCCGCAAAGTTTTTTTGAATATCTTCCATAACAAGTCTTTTAGTATTGTTAATTGCAGCAGTCGCCAACTGCTCTTTGCCTTTTGGAAAGTAGTAATACAAGGAGCCCTTAGGTACGCCACTTTCTTCAATTATGTCATTTAGG encodes:
- a CDS encoding TetR/AcrR family transcriptional regulator → MSEKVKPKDVLIETASRLFRVRGYCGVGLNDIIEESGVPKGSLYYYFPKGKEQLATAAINNTKRLVMEDIQKNFAGVSNPIDAFQAYVYELSRVFGQGGTPLGSPIGTIAGEKHSTSEPIRLACEATFKSWQSIYTEKFLEAGYTEQQSTSLATVFHALTEGGILLALTMKTGKPLETIAEQIPSLLIKKQI